The Cervus elaphus chromosome 22, mCerEla1.1, whole genome shotgun sequence genome has a window encoding:
- the LOC122679922 gene encoding V-type proton ATPase subunit G 1-like: MASLVAAAGAIAIATTSQSQGIQRLLQAEKPAAEKVSEARKRKNRRLKQAKKEAQAEIEQYRLQREKEFKAKESAALGSHGSCSTEVEKDTQEKMTILQTYFRQNRDEVLDNLLAFVCDIRPEIHENYRING, encoded by the coding sequence GTCGCAGCCGCCGGCGCCATCGCCATAGCCACGACCAGTCAGTCGCAGGGCATCCAGCGGCTGCTCCAGGCGGAGAAGCCGGCCGCCGAGAAGGTGTCCGAGGCCCGCAAGCGAAAGAACCGGAGGTTGAAGCAGGCCAAAAAAGAAGCCCAGGCTGAAATTGAACAGTACCGCCTACAGAGGGAGAAGGAGTTCAAGGCCAAGGAATCTGCGGCTCTGGGATCCCATGGCAGTTGCAGCACTGAAGTAGAGAAGGACACCCAGGAGAAGATGACCATCCTTCAGACCTACTTCCGGCAGAATAGGGATGAAGTCTTGGATAACCTCTTGGCCTTTGTCTGCGACATCCGGCCAGAAATCCATGAGAACTACCGCATAAATGgatag